One genomic window of Sphingomonas ginsengisoli An et al. 2013 includes the following:
- the gltX gene encoding glutamate--tRNA ligase → MSASSVVTRFAPSPTGFLHIGGARTALFNWLFARAHGGKFLLRIEDTDKARSTKPAIDAILDGMRWLELDWDGHEYYQSQFWARHAEVAHEMLAKGQAYRCYLTQEELQAQREAAQAERRPFRIRSPWRDVTETQADKPFVVRLRAPQEGETVIDDQVQGRVTVQNVELDDFVLLRSDGTPTYMLAVVVDDHDMGVTHVIRGDDHLNNAFRQLAIIKAMGWPEPVYAHVPLIHGSDGAKLSKRHGALGVDAYRDELGILPEALNNYLLRLGWGHGDDEIISREQAIEWFGLDHVGKSPSRFDLKKLENLNGHYLRSSDDARLAVLVAARREGMSADDLALLERALPELKVRAKDLNELASGADFLFAQRPLAIEDKAAELLTDDTRGVLAQVHAALADVGEWTHETTEAAVKAVAEEAGLKLGKVAQPLRAALTGRTTSPGIFDVLVLLGQGESLARIQDQIQPTTAVMERD, encoded by the coding sequence TTGAGCGCAAGCTCCGTCGTCACCCGCTTCGCCCCCTCCCCGACCGGCTTTCTGCACATCGGTGGAGCGCGGACCGCGCTGTTCAACTGGCTGTTCGCCCGGGCCCACGGCGGCAAGTTCCTGCTCAGGATCGAAGATACCGACAAGGCGCGGTCGACCAAGCCGGCAATCGACGCCATTCTCGACGGCATGCGCTGGCTCGAGCTCGATTGGGACGGGCACGAATACTACCAGTCGCAATTCTGGGCACGCCACGCCGAGGTCGCGCACGAGATGCTGGCCAAGGGGCAGGCTTATCGCTGCTACCTGACCCAGGAGGAACTCCAGGCGCAGCGCGAGGCGGCCCAGGCCGAACGCCGCCCCTTCCGCATCCGCAGCCCGTGGCGCGACGTTACCGAGACCCAAGCCGATAAGCCTTTCGTCGTCCGGCTCCGCGCGCCGCAGGAGGGCGAAACGGTGATCGACGACCAGGTCCAGGGCCGGGTCACCGTCCAGAACGTCGAGCTCGACGATTTCGTCCTGCTCCGCTCGGACGGCACCCCGACCTACATGCTCGCGGTGGTGGTCGATGACCACGACATGGGCGTCACCCACGTCATTCGCGGCGACGACCACCTCAACAACGCCTTCCGCCAGTTGGCGATCATCAAGGCGATGGGCTGGCCCGAGCCGGTCTATGCCCACGTCCCTCTCATCCACGGTTCGGACGGCGCCAAGCTGAGCAAGCGCCACGGCGCCCTCGGCGTCGACGCCTATCGCGACGAGCTCGGGATCCTCCCCGAAGCGCTCAACAATTATCTGTTGCGGCTCGGCTGGGGCCACGGCGACGACGAGATCATCAGCCGGGAACAGGCGATCGAGTGGTTCGGCCTCGACCATGTCGGCAAGTCGCCGTCACGCTTCGACCTGAAGAAGCTCGAGAATCTGAACGGCCATTATCTTCGTAGCAGCGACGATGCGCGGCTGGCCGTGCTGGTCGCCGCCCGCCGCGAAGGGATGAGCGCCGACGACCTCGCCTTGCTCGAGCGAGCGCTGCCCGAGCTCAAGGTGCGCGCCAAGGATTTGAACGAACTCGCCAGCGGCGCCGACTTCCTCTTCGCCCAGCGCCCGTTGGCGATCGAGGACAAGGCGGCCGAGCTGCTGACCGACGACACCCGCGGCGTGCTCGCGCAGGTCCATGCCGCGCTCGCCGACGTCGGCGAGTGGACCCATGAGACGACCGAAGCCGCGGTGAAAGCGGTGGCCGAAGAAGCCGGGCTCAAGCTCGGCAAGGTTGCCCAGCCGCTGCGCGCTGCGCTCACCGGGCGAACGACCAGCCCGGGCATCTTTGACGTGCTGGTGCTGTTGGGGCAGGGCGAAAGCCTGGCCCGGATCCAAGACCAGATACAACCAACCACCGCTGTGATGGAGCGCGACTGA
- a CDS encoding citrate synthase encodes MSDKNATLNLEGKDLSMEVLSGTVGPDVVDIRKLYGATGAFTYDPGFTSTASCRSAITYIDGEAGILLHRGYPIDQLAEQSSFMEVSYLLLHGELPTQAELDSFTYTISRHTMVHEQLATFFRGFRRDAHPMAIMCGVVGALSSFYHDSTDITDPKQREIASHRLIAKMPTIAAMAHKYSIGQPFLYPDNSLSYTGNFLRMTFGVPAEDYVVNPIIEKAMDRIFILHADHEQNASTSTVRLAGSSGANPFACMAAGIACLWGPAHGGANEAALNMLREIGDVKRIPEYIARAKDKDDPFRLMGFGHRVYKNFDPRAKVMKATADEVLKELNISDPVLDVAKELEHIALNDSYFIEKKLYPNVDFYSGVILNAIGFPTEMFTALFALARTVGWVAQWNEMISDPEQKIGRPRQLYVGETQRDYTPVASR; translated from the coding sequence ATGTCGGACAAGAACGCCACCCTGAACCTCGAGGGCAAGGATCTCTCGATGGAGGTGCTGAGCGGCACGGTCGGGCCCGACGTGGTCGACATCCGCAAGCTCTACGGCGCGACCGGCGCCTTCACCTACGATCCCGGCTTCACCTCGACCGCCAGCTGCCGCAGCGCGATCACCTACATCGACGGCGAGGCGGGCATCCTGCTTCACCGCGGCTATCCGATCGATCAGCTCGCCGAGCAGTCGAGCTTTATGGAGGTCTCTTACCTCCTGCTTCACGGCGAACTGCCAACTCAGGCCGAGCTCGACAGCTTCACCTACACGATCAGCCGCCACACCATGGTCCATGAGCAGCTGGCAACCTTCTTCCGCGGCTTCCGCCGCGACGCGCACCCGATGGCGATCATGTGCGGCGTGGTTGGCGCGCTGTCCTCCTTCTACCACGACAGCACCGACATCACCGATCCCAAGCAGCGCGAGATCGCCTCGCACCGCCTGATCGCGAAGATGCCGACCATCGCCGCGATGGCACATAAATACAGCATCGGGCAGCCGTTCCTCTATCCCGACAATTCGCTGAGCTACACCGGCAACTTCCTGCGGATGACTTTCGGCGTCCCGGCCGAGGACTATGTTGTCAATCCGATCATCGAGAAGGCAATGGACCGGATCTTCATCCTCCATGCCGACCACGAGCAGAACGCCTCGACCTCGACCGTGCGCCTCGCCGGCTCGTCGGGCGCCAACCCGTTCGCCTGCATGGCGGCGGGGATCGCCTGCCTGTGGGGTCCAGCGCACGGCGGGGCCAATGAGGCGGCGCTCAACATGCTGCGCGAGATCGGCGACGTGAAGCGCATCCCCGAATACATCGCCCGCGCCAAGGACAAGGACGATCCCTTCCGCCTGATGGGCTTTGGCCACCGGGTCTACAAGAATTTCGACCCGCGCGCGAAGGTGATGAAGGCGACCGCCGACGAGGTGCTGAAGGAACTCAACATCTCCGACCCGGTCCTCGACGTCGCCAAGGAACTCGAGCATATCGCGCTTAACGACAGCTATTTCATCGAGAAGAAGCTCTACCCGAACGTCGATTTCTATTCGGGCGTGATCCTGAACGCGATCGGCTTCCCGACCGAGATGTTCACCGCGCTCTTTGCGCTCGCCCGCACCGTCGGCTGGGTCGCGCAGTGGAACGAGATGATCTCAGATCCCGAGCAGAAGATCGGTCGTCCGCGCCAACTCTACGTCGGCGAAACCCAGCGCGACTATACGCCGGTTGCGAGCCGCTAG